A stretch of the Aspergillus puulaauensis MK2 DNA, chromosome 6, nearly complete sequence genome encodes the following:
- a CDS encoding bZIP transcription factor (COG:L;~EggNog:ENOG410Q1CR): protein MDQLVQSDLPVFNWGDFTDFHQSPPLLPESGTSEVTSVLSARSYLLPESHNPQNAQSSTPSPGRSDLALELASSFNRTDTNQTPLSKPMKPRPQKRQRGGSKKAAPAKDRGAPRGAGESKENPEERRRLQARMAQRAYRSRQQAIVDGLNNRISLLETSMEKMSSAMLSFSEHLVQSGLLGSQPALTANLRDTMKVFYTMAAGVSHDDEDDGIMDSNKTIESPPALQQPTIERPPPLGGTGSYPNNAVLPDADNTPGISIMEVSAFIQKLLLVALYQGYLALRDPSIGMDRLQRPFGLIFGIMDRERLTSHFKAEFYSLLNQRPLDGWDEVPFFRLGGAGTHYLHARSTGAFASYYQSGPTVEDPLSLATADLRAQLEGDWFDLQDLEGYIRDKNVLLVASAGEPTTSSKVPTSINVSRFISSKSAYGL from the exons TTAACTGGGGTGATTTCACCGATTTCCACCAAAGCCCCCCGTTATTACCGGAGTCCGGCACCTCTGAGGTCACCTCAGTACTCTCAGCCCGCTCCTATCTCCTGCCCGAATCACATAACCCACAGAATGCTCAAAGTAGTACGCCGTCACCCGGTCGTAGCGACTTGGCCCTTGAGCTcgcatcttccttcaaccgGACGGACACAAACCAAACACCCCTCTCTAAACCAATGAAACCACGGCCACAGAAACGCCAGCGAGGTGGATCCAAGAAGGCCGCGCCAGCGAAGGACCGCGGAGCGCCCCGAGGGGCTGGTGAGAGCAAGGAAAATCCCGAAGAG CGTCGTCGCCTGCAAGCTCGCATGGCACAACGTGCTTATCGTTCACGGCAGCAGGCCATAGTGGACGGCCTCAACAACCGCATCTCCCTTTTGGAGACCTCAATGGAGAAAATGAGCTCTGCTATGTTGTCATTTAGTGAGCATCTGGTCCAAAGTGGGCTGCTTGGGTCACAGCCTGCTCTGACGGCGAATTTACGAGACACCATGAAGGTCTTTTATACCATGGCAGCCGGAGTAAGccacgacgacgaagatgacggtATAATGGACTCCAATAAGACAATTGaatcaccaccagccttgcaacAACCCACAATCGAACGCCCGCCACCACTGGGTGGCACTGGATCATACCCTAACAATGCTGTCCTGCCAGATGCTGACAATACACCCGGGATTTCAATTATGGAAGTGTCCGCATTCATCCAGAAGCTGCTCCTAGTAGCCCTCTACCAGGGATATCTCGCTCTACGCGATCCGTCTATTGGGATGGATCGACTCCAACGACCCTTTGGGCTCATTTTTGGTATAATGGACCGCGAACGCCTGACATCTCACTTCAAAGCGGAGTTTTATTCTCTATTAAACCAAAGGCCGCTAGACGGATGGGATGAAGTCCCCTTTTTCAGGCTGGGGGGTGCGGGAACCCATTATCTCCACGCGAGGAGCACCGGTGCCTTTGCCTCTTATTACCAGAGCGGGCCCACCGTGGAGGACCCCTTGTCACTGGCCACGGCAGATTTACGAGCGCAGTTAGAAGGGGATTGGTTTGACTTGCAAGATCTGGAGGGGTATATTCGAGATAAGAACGTGCTCCTGGTTGCGTCAGCGGGTGAGCCAACGACATCCTCAAAAGTACCGACCAGTATCAACGTCTCACGCTTTATATCAAGTAAGTCCGCCTACGGTTTGTAA